The genomic segment TGGCCCCTAGCCTTTAAAATCGCGATCGTTTCTCGTTCAATTAAAGTAAATTGATAGTAGTTTTTACCCATATCCACTCAGAATACTCATCTATTCTAAGTGGTGCACTTGCTTATTGAACCCAGGGTCTCACACAAGTCCGAAAATGAGACCGATACAGTCCGAGAGCGAGCCCCACCCATCGTCACCCCGGACTTGATCCGGGTCCAGGCTTCTCTGCACTTTGGTGGGGTATGACAAAAATAAAAAGGGCGGGGGAAAATCCCCCGCCCTTTTCAGTAATTCGTTTTTCGTTCACGTTCTTCGGGGCAATTTGACCTTCGGTCAAATTACGAACACCCCGTCGTTCCACCGCAGCTGTTACATTTTAAACAGCTACCGTTGCGCACCAGTGTTAACTGGCCGCATTCGGGGCAGGGGTCGCCTTCGTAGCCTTTTAATTTGGCTTGCGTGAGGCGTGCTGTAGCCGCGTCAAACTCCTTTAATACCGCTTTAAACGTGAGCGGTACATTGGTGTTGCGGTTAGCGGCATTGGCCTGCAAGGTTTCCGGAGCCTTTTTCTTTTCGGGTACCGGAGCATATACCGGAACTGTTACTTCGGTTTGGGTTCCATCGGGGCCAGCTACGGTTTGTGTCATTTGACCTGTGGGAATTTTACGCACCGAAATGACTTCTTCATCGTCAAAAGGAACTTCTTCGTCCTTTTTAACCGTATCGTTACGCAAATCATCGGGCGATACGTGTACTAAATCGTAACGGCCCAAATAATTCATGGCCAATTCGCGGAACACGTAATCAATAACCGATGTGGACATCTTGATATTGTCGTGACCTTTTACCACACCGTTTGGTTCAAAACGGGTAAAGGTAAAAGCTTCTACAAATTCTTCGAGAGGCACACCGTATTGCAAGCCGATGGACACGGCGATGGCAAAACAGTTCATTAAGCTACGGAAAGCAGCGCCTTCTTTGTGCATATCCAGGAAAACTTCGCCCAAAGAACCGTCTTCAAATTCACCGGTGCGCAGGTACACTTTATGTCCGCCCACTTCGGCTTTTTGCGTATAACCATCGCGGCGCGAAGGCATGTTGCGGCGTTTGGCCAAATAACGGTAAACCAGTTTTTCAACAATTTGAGTTTGAGACGGACGTTCGCCGGTTTCAGCTTCAATCGCTTGCATATCGGCGTACAAGTCGCTTGCTACAGCGTTAAGCGGTTGCGAGAGCTTGGAACCATCACGATACAAGGCATTAGCCTTAATCATCATGCCCCACGATTTTAAATAAGCACCTTGTACATCTTCTACAGTGGCTTCATGCGGCATGTTGATGGTTTTAGAAATAGCACCCGAGATAAACGGTTGCGAGCACGCCATCATCTCGATGTGGCCATCAGCGCGGATAAAACGTTTACCGTATTTGCCGCACTTGTTGGCGCAATCAAAAACGGCCAGATGTTCATCTTTTAAGAAAGGAGCGCCTTCAATGGTCATGGTGCCGCAGCAATAATCGTTGGCTTTGCTAATCTGTTCGGCTGTAAATCCTAAATCGGCCAAGAGATTGAAAGCCGGCGAGTTAAAGCGATCTTCAGCAATACCCAAAGTATCTTTTAAGAAAGCTTCACCAAGCGTGAACTTATTGAACACGAAAGTGATATCGAAAGCCTGCAAGAGCTGGCTTTCAACTTTTTCTAAGATGGCATCGGTAAAGCCTTTTGCTTTTAAAGTTTCGTGATTAATTTCGGGAGCACCGCGTAAACTACCGGCACCGCGGCAATAGTTGATGATGGTTTCAATTTCTTTTTCGGAATAACCCAAGCGGCGTAAAGCAGGAGGCACGCTTTGGTTGATAATTTTAAAGTAACCACCACCAGCGAGTTTCTTAAATTTCACGAGGGCGAAATCGGGTTCAATGCCTGTGGTATCACAATCCATCACTAAACCGATGGTACCTGTGGGCGCAATAACCGTGGCTTGTGCATTACGGAAACCGTAACGTTCGCCTAAGCTTAAAGCATTATCCCATGTTTCGCGGGCAGCTTTGAGCATATCAGCCGGGCAGAGTTTTTCGTTGATGCCCATGGGGAGAATGGAGAGACCTTCGTATTCTTCGGGCTTGGCATTGTAAGCCGCACGACGATGATTACGAATCACGCGCAACATGTCATCGCGATTTTCTTCGTATTTAGGAAAAGCACCCATTTCTTTGGCCATCTCGGCACTGGTGGCATACGATTCACCACACAAAATAGCGGTTAAGGCACCAGTTACAGCACGGCCCATTTCACTATCGTAAGGAATACCCATTACCATAAGAAGCGCGCCAATGTTGGCATAGCCCAAACCAAGCGTACGGTACTCGTGTGTTTTAATGGCAATTTCACGGCTGGGGAATTGCGCCATGAGTACCGAGATTTCCAAAATGATGGTCCAGAGTTTTAAGGCATGACGATAGGCTTCGATATCAAATACACCCGTATCGGCATTGTAGAATTTCATGAGGTTGAGCGAGGCCAAGTTGCAAGCCGTATCGTCCAAGAACATGTATTCGGAGCAAGGGTTAGAAGCATTGATGCGGCCACCTTGAGGGCAGGTGTGCCATTCATTTACAGTGGTATCAAACTGCATGCCAGGGTCAGCACAGCTCCAAGCGGCGTACGCAATATCATCCCATAATTTTTTAGCCGAGATGGATTTAAATACTTTACCGTTGGTACGGTTGATTAAATTCCAATCTTTGTTTTGCAACACAGCTTGCATGAAATCGTTAGAAACACGCACCGAGTTATTGGAGTTTTGGCCGCTAACAGTTTGATAGGCTTCGCTTGTCCAATCGGTATTGTATTCGCGGAATTCAATGTTTGAAAAACCCTGACGAGCAAATTGAATAACACGATAAATATAATTTTGAGGCACTTCGTGTGCACGGGCTTCGCCAATGGCTTTGCGCAACACAGTATTGTGCTTGGGATCAAAACGATTATCGCCAAGATCTTTTACTTCTTTATCGTGACAGGCCTTCATGATGCGGCCTAAATATTTTTTGCACAAACGCGAACCAGTAACCAAGGCTGCTACCTTTTGTTCTTCAATTACTTTCCAGTTTACGTATTGTTCAATATCTGGATGATCAATATTCACCACAACCATCTTAGCGGCACGGCGTGTGGTTCCACCCGATTTAATGGCACCCGCAGCTCTATCGCCGATTTGCAAAAAACTCATGAGGCCAGACGATTGACCGCCACCCGATAATTTTTCACCAGCACCACGGATGGCGCTAAAGTTGGAACCCGTACCCGAGCCGTACTTAAACAGGCGAGCTTCCTTGGTCCACAAATCCATAATGCCGCCTTCGCTCACCAGATCATCAGAAACGGATTGGATAAAGCAAGCATGCGGTTGAGGGCGTTCGTAAGCGCTTTGCGATTTAGCCAGCTCTTCGGTTTTGGGATCTACATAATAGTGACCTTGTCCGGCGCCCGAGAGTCCATACGCATAATGAAGACCGGTGTTAAACCATTGGGGAGAATTAGGTGCCGCCATCTGGTCGGCCAGCATACGACAGGTTTCATCGTAAAAATTAACCGCATCATCATGCGTATCAAAATAACCGTATTTTTCGGCCCAGTAGGTCCAGCAACCCGCTAAACGGTGAAACACTTGGCGGCTATCATGTTCACTACCGGTCTGATCGGCTGGTAAATTTTGAGGCGCTTTATATCCATCATAATGGAGAGCATCGCCCGATTGATTGAGTGGAACACCTGTTTTACGAAAATATTTTTGAGCCAACACGTCGCTGGCCACAAACGACCAGCTTTCGGGAACCACCACATTATCCATACTAAAAACGACGGACCCGTTAGGATTCTTCATTTCGGATTTACGGGTTACAAATTTAATGCCTTCATACGGTGAAACACCTTTTTTGGTGAAGAGACGCTTAATTTTCATTGTTTTTCCTCCCCAGGAAATTTTTAAACGTTAAAAATGAGACTTTTTAAGCCTTAAAACCTACGGTTTTATAATTTTTGAGCGAAAAGTATCCCCAATTTTGTATTTCTAATCAAAAAATCGATGACTTTTTGGTTATTATGCCTTTAAAAGGGCTACCAGGACATCTAGTATTTATTTTTACTTATCCACAGTTTAGGAACGGACGATGTTGATAAACTGTGCATAACCACAATATGTGGTAGATGCTTGAGGATTAAGCCACAATATACAGTGGTGGGCAAGACGGTTTTCCAAAATACTTTTTAAGTATTTGAAATTATTCAGTAAAAAAAATCATAACGCAATGTCCCATTTGATTTTGTGCGTTAAAAATTCAAAATAACTATTTAAAATCAAATATTTAAAGTCTGTGACTCCATTATTAAGTGGCCCTGCCTCATCAAGACAGGATTTTACCTCTAGAAAAATTAGAAAAAGCCCTTTTAATTGCTTTTTAGACACTTATGGACAAATTTTTATCTCACTATTTATGCGCTCATGATCCATTCTGACTTCTATACCAAATCTTGTAGTTATTCCCATACTTTGCCACCTTTATAGAAAAAGGCTTTTTTTCTTGCCAGAAAATTACTTTTACTATCTATTTTGCCTTCATGACTCTTTCGCAACAAGCAGATGCTGTAATTATTGGTGGCGGTATTGCCGGCATCACCACGGCACTGGAACTACTCAACAACCATAAATCAGTTATTCTTATAGAGCGCGGCCCCAAACACGATTTTGGCGGGCTCGCTCCCTGGGCCTTTGGCGGTATTTTTCTGGTGAATAGCAAATACCAACGCTGGGGCGGCATTAAAGATAATGTGACTTTAGCCTGGGACGACTGGCAAGCCTTTGCCAACTATGGCCCAAACGATGACTGGCCCAAAAAATGGGGCGAAACCTATGTGAATCGCTGCACCCAAGATGTGGGAGCCTGGCTTAACAAACAGGGCGTTGGTTTTTTTCCCGTGGTCCACTGGGTAGAAAAAGGACTTACCACACGCGGCAACTCCGTTCCCCGCTTTCACATGGTATGGGGCACGGGGTACGGACTAACAAAAACTCTCATTGGTCATCTCCTCAATCATACCCACAAAGAAAAGCTGACTATACTGTTTGATCATTGCGTGGAAAAACTACTCACAACAAACGGACGTGTTACAGGCGTGCACGGCACTACTAACGGACAAAGTTTTGAAATGAGCGGTGATCACATTATTGTAGCCACCGGCGGCATGGGTGGCGCCATTGAACGGGTGAAAAAAAATTGGGCCACCGATGAAGGAACACCCCCAGAAGTAATCTTAAACGGAGCGGAACCCAATTCGGATGGACTTGTGCACGATGCCGCACAAAAAATTGGAGCCAACATCACGCATTTAGATTGGATGTGGAATTATCCGGGAGGTATTCATCATCCTAAACCCCGTTTTAAAGACCACGGGCTCTCGCTTATTCCACCTAAATCAGCGTTATGGGTGGACAGTCGCGGAAAGCGCATTGGCCCCCTGCCCATTGTGACGGGTTATGACGGCAATTACATGGTGAAACGAATTTGCGAATTAAAACAACCCTACACCTGGCAAATTCTTAATTACAAAATCATGCTCAAAGAACTGGCCATTTCGGGCAGCGAGCATAACGAAAGCATACGCGATAAAAGCATTGTTGGATTTTTAAAAACAGTTCTCACCGGCAATAAAAAACTAGTAGAACATTTATTAAAAGACTGTATCGATTTTGTAACTGCCAAAAGTTTTGAGGAACTCGCCGAAAAAATGAATGCTCTTTCCGGCAACCACTGGATTGAATCAGAAGATTTGAAAAATGAAGTACTGAATTATGACGCTCTTGTGGGCGATGCTAAAAATGGAAATATTCATGATAAACAGATGGAGCTGATTGCCAAAAGTTTAAAATATCGTGGCGATAAAGCCCGTACCTGCAAGTTTCAAAAAATTAATGACGAGAACGCTTATCCCTTAATAGCCATTCGCGAATTTATTCTCTCGCGAAAAACCTTGGGTGGTATTCAAACTAATTTGTCGTCGCAGGCGCTGTACAACAATGGAGCCGTGATTCCTGGATTATATGCCGTTGGCGAAGCCGCAGGTTTTGGTGGAGGTGGATCACACGGGCGGAAATCGCTTGAAGGAACATTTTTGGGTGGCTGTATTTTAACAGCACGCATTGCCGCGGAAAGTATCGTGAAAGGATAATATGAAAAAAAATGGAGCACAGTTGGCAGTTTTTGCCTTAGAACAAATTGGTGTTCAATTTACTTTTGGCATACCGGGCGTGCATAATATTGAACTTTATGACGCGCTGAATAGTTCCGAAAAAATTACTCCCATCCTCACCACGCACGAAAACGGCGCGTCATTTATGGCCGATGCCATCTCGCGCACCAGCGAATCCATTGGTGTAGCCATGATTGTGCCGGCTGCAGGTGCCACCAATGCCATGAGTGGAATTGGGGAAGCTTATTTAGACGGCATTGCAAGCATGATTATTTCTGGCGGCACACGCCGCGATAGCGGGCGCCATTATCAACTCCATCAAATGGATCAGGGCCGTTTGCTTGATGGCATTGTTAAAAAATATTATCTGATTGAAAAACACGAAGACATCATCCCCACTATTTATGACGCGTTTGAAGAAGCAACCAGTGGCGAGCCCGGGCCTGTGTTTATTGAAATTCCGGCCGATTTGCAGATGTTTCAGGGTGAAGTGGATGAACTCACGCCCTACACACCCAAACGCAAACGCCCGCAGATTGATCAAAAACTTATTAGTCAGGCTGTTGATTTATTATTAAACGCAAAAAATCCGGGTTTGTATTTGGGTTGGGGCGCTATTCCCGCTTATGACGATACCCATAAAATTGCGGATGTACTGGGAGCGCCTGTAGCCACCACACTTCAGGGTCTTTCTTCTTTTTCGGCCAAACATCCCCTTCACACCGGCGTGGGCATTGGGCCCGCTTCGGTACCGGCCGCACAAGAAACTTTTAAAAACTGCGATGCTCTGCTGGCCATCGGCTGCCGTTTTGGCGAACTGGCTACTGGCAGCTACGGTTTTAATGTGACGGAAAATTTGATTCATGTGGATATTAATCCCCAAGTATTTAGCAAAAACTATCCCGCTAAAATTGCCATTCATGGTGATTCGCGCGATGTAGCGCGCGCGCTTTTGGCCGAGCTTCACTATCGCGGTCATACCTCACCCAAGCCCGCTCAAGAACTAAAACAAAAAATTGCAAAAGAAAAAGCCGCCTATTTAGAAAGCTGGCATAAACCGGAAGATAAAAACAAAGTAGCGCCTGGCCTCTTTTTTAGAAGCCTGCGTCAACAATTGGAAGATGATGCCATGGTTGTTGTAGACGATGGTTCGCACACTTTTTTAACAGCCGAACTCATGCCCATCCACCGTGCCCGTGGTTTTATTTCGCCAACCGATTTTAACTGCATGGGTTATTGCGTGCCGGCCGCCATTGCCACAAAACTGGCCAATCCCGATAAAACCGTTGCGGCGATCGTAGGCGACGGCGCCTTTTTAATGACGGGTTTAGAAATGCTGACAGCATCCACCTACAAAGCCGGCATTGCCTACTTTGTGTTTCATGATGGTGAATTAGGACAAATCTCGCAATTCCAGGAAGTACCGTTAAATCGCAAAACCTGCACGGTAATTGGCGACGTAAAATTAAAAGGTGTGGCCGATGCGTGCGGGGCCGAATATATCGATTTAGATGATAATTCTAAAATTGATGAGGTCATTAAAAAGGCTATAGCCATCACCAAAGAAAATAAACCGGTATTAGTTGATGTACGGATTGATTACTCGCGCAAAACAATGATGACCAAAGGCGCCATTAAAGTAAACTTGGGGCGTTTTCCGTTAAAAGAAAAGATGCGTTTTATTGGACGAGCCATTAAACGGCATGTGACGGGATAAAATGTTTTGAATAAAGCAGTATCAAGGGATTTATGAAACGCGTAAGCTAAGCGTCGTTGCCGATCGCTTCTACAGGACATTCTTCCATAGCCTGTTTGGCAAGCTTTTCTTCTTCTTCGCCTTCGGGCTGCTTGTATACGTAAGAATATCCTTCGTCGGGATTTTGTTTAAAGCTGTGGGGGGCGGTAGTACGGCACAAATCGCAATCAATACACTGGGTATCAACAAACCATTTTCCGGAAACGTTATCTTTTACCTTGTCATTCTTATCAGCCATACCATTCTCCTTAGAGTTTCAATGATGCGCGGTATCTAGAATAATCGGCCCCGCTTGTCAACCCAGCAATAGAGCACCCTTTTAATTACACATCCATCTCAACTACCGTGGGCGAACGAGTACGATTAATACGGATAATACCAATACTTGATACAATAATCATCAGTGCTCCAATAAGCGACCAATGATCGGGCTTTTCGCCCCAAAACAAAAACCCCCAAAGGGCACAGAATAAAACATTGGTATAAGAGTAAGGACTTACAATAGAAGCATCGGCAAACTTATAGGCATAGGTTAAAAAAATTTGTGCCAAAGTTGCAATAATGCCAATACCTAAAAGCGCCAACGCCTCGTGGGCATGCGGCCACAAAAAATGGGGGGCCATCAAAGGGAACGACAGTAACGAACTAAACCAGGCGAAGTGAAAAATAACTGTCATATGATGTTCGGTTTTATGCAGATTTTTAATGGAGATATAAGCAATAGCCGCAAAAACTCCTGAGGTTAATCCCAGCACGCCCGGTACATTTATCACATTAAAACTAGGTTTAACGATAAAGGCCGCCCCAATAAGCGCAAAAAATATAAAAAAGAAAAGGAAGCCCGATGGTTTTTCTTTAAGATAAAAAATAGAAATAATGGCCACAAAAACAACCGACGTATTATTAAGAATGGAGGCATCAGCCAATGTAATTTTAGTAGTCACATAAAAAGCAAGAACAAGAGCCGTAAACCCGGAGGCCGAACGAATAAACATAGCGGGAGCATTAATGGGCCAAATTCGAATTTTATGAATAAGCATCCAGGGCAAGAGAAATAAAAACATTAAAAAAGTGCGAAAAAAAACAACTTCATGGGAATTTAAACGCACCGTAGAATACTTAACAAGCCCCCCCATAATAGAAAAACAAAAGGAGGCCATCACCATTAGCAAAATTCCATTTTTCTTCAAAGACTGCATGCCCCTTCCTACCCCAGCTTGACTGGAGATTCAAAGGAAAAGCTCAACTCTTTACTTCATCGTTTAAATGCATTATGGCTTTAAGCATTGTGCACAAGCTCTATTCTATTGTAGACCGCATTATAGAAAACATCATCAAATGGCGTTTTCCCATTTTATTTTTAGGATTCACTATCTTTTTTGCCGCTTTTTACGTTTACGCACAAAATCTCACCAATTCCGACAATAGTATGCCCGTGTGGATGAAACACAACGATCCCGTATATGCGTATTACCAAAAATTTACTCAAGAGTTTGATAACGATAGATTGTTGGCTGTTTCTATAAGGGTTCCCTATGCTTTTGGGAAAAATGAACTCGAATTTACTAAAAAACTCTCCGAACGTTTTAAGGCCTTAAAACATGTAACAAAAGTACTCAGTATCACCGAATACGAAAGTATAAAATCGGAAGACGATTCTTTGGTTATTAAAAAGCCCTTTGAAACTATTCCTCAAAATGAGAGCGCCATAGAAATTCTAAAAAAGGAAATTACCGAAGATCCGGTTACCGCAGAGATTCTCACCAACACAAAACAAAATATAACAGCGTTTTATTTGTATTTAGATGTGCACGAGGGAGACATCCAGGCTTCCGACCAAATGATTAATGAAGTGGAACAAATTATTAAGGAAGAAAATAAAAATAATTACGAATATTATATGGCCGGCCGGCCCGTTGGTGACACTGCTTTTAACCGTTATTCCGTACGTGATCAACGTGTATTTCTACCTTTACTCTTTTTACTCATCACCATCGTTACTTTTGTATTTTTTAGAAACATTTATGTTTCCATCTTACCCATGACAGTGATGATTTTTACCGTCATTGTCATCATCGCTCTCTATTTTGTTATGGGGAATACCTTAAATGCCGTGACAGCCATGATGGGGACCATCCTTATTGCCGTATGCGTGGCCGATAGCGTACACATGATGCTTGCTTATTACGAAAACGAGGCCTTATATCCCGACAAGCTAACAGCCATTAAAAACACCGCTCGCCAACTTCTTGTACCCTGTTTTTTTACCGCCCTTACAACATTTGCCGGATTTTTATCGTTTAATGCAAGCCCTCTTGTTCCCAACCAAGTGTTAGGGCAATACAGCTCGGCTGGTGTGATGCTGGCTTATGTTCTCACTATTTTCTTTTTACCCATTCTTATTTGGTTTTTACCTCGCCATAAATCAAAAATTGCCATCATTATGGATGATGGGGCCATGCAAACAGTTTTAAATAAGGTTTTTAAAATTGTTTCAAAACATACCAATGCAGTTTTTTATTTTTTTATGGCTATCACTCTTATAAGCCTTTGGGGAACAACCAAAGTTGGGGTAGAAACCAATGTGATAGACTATTTTCCTAAACAGGATAAAACCCGTCAGGGTATTGATCACTTTGAACAAGAACTCTCTGGCGCTAATACAGCCGAACTTATTATTGAAAGTACTAATAAAAACTACAGCCCCGCTGTTGATCCTGTTTTTTTAAACAAACTGGAAACATTTATTAAAAAATCTGGCAATAATCATAGCTATTTTATTGCCAAAACCATTACCTATTCGGAATATGTTAAAAAACTAAACCAGGCTTTTCATAATAACGATCCGGCTTATTACAGTATCCCCAATACAACTGATGAAATTGCTCAACTATTACTGCTGGCCGAAAGCGCCGGCGATCGTGAAATTGCTCGCTATAAAACTGTTGATAATCAAAAAATTAGAATCAACATTAAAAGCCACTGGCGCTCCAGCGAATCCATGCACAAATTTTCAAAAACTTTTACTAAAGAAGCACAACAGGCTTTCTCAGAATTTCCAGTAAAAGTACAAGAAACAGGCGGCAATATTGTGTGGCTGGAAGTGGATGACAATTTACTAAAAGCTGAATATCAAAGCTTTAGCACAGCTCTAGTATCGGTACTTGTGATGATGATACTGGTATTACGCAGCCTTAAGGGTGGCATCATCACCATGATACCCAATGTAATTCCTATTTTTATTACCTTAGGCCTTATGGGCCTTTTTGACATTAAACTCAATATTGCAACCGTGATGACAGCGGGAATTTCTATTGGCATCACAGTTGATGACAGTATTCACTATTTGATGAAGTTTAAAAAGCTGGTGGTTCTTCATAAAGACTACGAAAAAGCTATTTTGGAAACTAACAAGAGTATTGGTACTGCCGTTATTTTTACATCAGTTGTATTGGTGCTTGGGTTTGGCGTGTTGGGGTTAAGTAATTTTCAACCCATGAAAAACTTTGGTGCGGCTACAAGTTTTACATTGTTTATTTCAATTTTTACGGAAATATTTTTAATGCCGGTTTTGTTGTTAAAATTTAAACCCTTTAAAACTGATATTTAAAACCACTTTTTCTTTTTGAAAAAAACAACCATCCCCAATGTTAAAACAGTCATAAAAATCCAAACGGCAGGATAACCAAATTCCCATCTTAGCTCAGGCATAAAATCAAAGTTCATCCCATACACCCCCACTATAAAAGTAAGCGGCATAAAAATGGTGGCCATCAAAGTTAAGGTTTTCATCACACTGTTTTGCTGATTACTAATAGTTGTTAGATAAATATCCATCAAACCCTGCACCATATCGCGATCGGTTTCTACGGTTTCCATAATTTGAACAGCATGATCGTACACATCTCTAAAATATTTTTTTGTACCAGGAGCTACCAACTGAGACTCTGTTCTATCTAAAAACAACATAACTTCACGCAAAGGCCACAACGAACGCCTAAGCGTGATAAGATTTTTTTTAAGATGATGGATGGTACTTAAAAATTGAGAGCTAAGCTCATGCGTTACAGCCTCATCGGTTTCTTCAATAACATCGCCCAGTTTTTCTAAACACTCAAAGTAATGATCTACAATAACATCCAAAAGTGAATAGAGCAAAAAGTCGGTACCACGCTCTATTAAAGTACCTGCACCTGTTTTAATTCTATCCCGAAGAGAATTAAAAACATCGCCCTGAAACCCTTCCTGAAATGAAACCAGCCAGTTGGGGCCCACAATAAAACTCACCTGTTCTGAAAAAACTTCCCGCTTTACCTCGTCAAAACGAAGCATTTTAAGAACCAAATAAATATAAGACCCAAAATCTTCAATTTTGGGTCTTTGGTTAGAGTTCATCACATCTTCTAACACTAGCGGATGAATATTAAGCTCTTTACCCAAATATGCTACAAGCGCCGTATCGTGAATACCTTCCACATTTAACCATTCCACATGGTTAGCTTGGGATGCCAACTTAAAGCTAAGTGGATTTTCTAACACTTGCTGCACGCAAGTGCCTTTCCCATAATAAAAACGCTCTACAATAACCGGAGCCTTGGGCTCTTCACCTACATACACTAAACTTCCGGGGGGAAGACCCTTCTTTTTAGAGCGGCGGCTTTTACTTTTTAAAAGCGTCATATATTTTTATATTTTTCAATACGGAAATTAACATTGGGAAAATGCTTGGGCATTTTCATAAACTGATACACCATCACGCCAATAGAAAAACGATCAAGCCACGAAGATGTGGGCCATCCAAAATGAACTGTAATATTTTTTTGAGATAATTCGTAAAGAACCAGATGCAAAATAGCCACTATACTATTGTAAATGCTGGCGCCTTTAAGTGGCAGGCGAAAATGGTTTGGCGCTAAACGCGGCGGAATAGGTCTGCGTGGCGAATAAAATGTAATAAAAACCGAAGTGCCATAAAGTTTTTCTTGGGGGGAATCAAACGGGCGTTTAAAATAAAGCTGCACATTATCATCGCTTGCTTCGGCAATATAAAAAAGAATATCCATGGGGTTTTCACCCTGTTCAATTTGAACAAACTCGGGAGATTTTTTGCGCGTGCCGTAAATGCCCACCAT from the bacterium genome contains:
- a CDS encoding MMPL family transporter, translating into MALSIVHKLYSIVDRIIENIIKWRFPILFLGFTIFFAAFYVYAQNLTNSDNSMPVWMKHNDPVYAYYQKFTQEFDNDRLLAVSIRVPYAFGKNELEFTKKLSERFKALKHVTKVLSITEYESIKSEDDSLVIKKPFETIPQNESAIEILKKEITEDPVTAEILTNTKQNITAFYLYLDVHEGDIQASDQMINEVEQIIKEENKNNYEYYMAGRPVGDTAFNRYSVRDQRVFLPLLFLLITIVTFVFFRNIYVSILPMTVMIFTVIVIIALYFVMGNTLNAVTAMMGTILIAVCVADSVHMMLAYYENEALYPDKLTAIKNTARQLLVPCFFTALTTFAGFLSFNASPLVPNQVLGQYSSAGVMLAYVLTIFFLPILIWFLPRHKSKIAIIMDDGAMQTVLNKVFKIVSKHTNAVFYFFMAITLISLWGTTKVGVETNVIDYFPKQDKTRQGIDHFEQELSGANTAELIIESTNKNYSPAVDPVFLNKLETFIKKSGNNHSYFIAKTITYSEYVKKLNQAFHNNDPAYYSIPNTTDEIAQLLLLAESAGDREIARYKTVDNQKIRINIKSHWRSSESMHKFSKTFTKEAQQAFSEFPVKVQETGGNIVWLEVDDNLLKAEYQSFSTALVSVLVMMILVLRSLKGGIITMIPNVIPIFITLGLMGLFDIKLNIATVMTAGISIGITVDDSIHYLMKFKKLVVLHKDYEKAILETNKSIGTAVIFTSVVLVLGFGVLGLSNFQPMKNFGAATSFTLFISIFTEIFLMPVLLLKFKPFKTDI
- the corA gene encoding magnesium/cobalt transporter CorA, with protein sequence MTLLKSKSRRSKKKGLPPGSLVYVGEEPKAPVIVERFYYGKGTCVQQVLENPLSFKLASQANHVEWLNVEGIHDTALVAYLGKELNIHPLVLEDVMNSNQRPKIEDFGSYIYLVLKMLRFDEVKREVFSEQVSFIVGPNWLVSFQEGFQGDVFNSLRDRIKTGAGTLIERGTDFLLYSLLDVIVDHYFECLEKLGDVIEETDEAVTHELSSQFLSTIHHLKKNLITLRRSLWPLREVMLFLDRTESQLVAPGTKKYFRDVYDHAVQIMETVETDRDMVQGLMDIYLTTISNQQNSVMKTLTLMATIFMPLTFIVGVYGMNFDFMPELRWEFGYPAVWIFMTVLTLGMVVFFKKKKWF